The Acidimicrobiia bacterium nucleotide sequence TTCTATCCGAGAAGACCCTGCGCCACGGCCTGGCGGAGCGCGTCGTTGCGGTTCTTGGCGTCGAGCTTCTCGTAGATGTGGGCCAGGTGGGTCTTCACCGTGGCGACCGTCACCATGAGCTCGGCCGCGATCTCCCGGTTGGAACTGCCCTTGGCGAGTCGGGCGAGCACCTCCCGCTCCCGCGCCGTGAGGGGCCCGGTGTCGGGCTCGTCCTCCTCACCGGGCGTGTCGAGCTCCCCGACGACGGTGGAGAGCAGCGCCGGCGCCACGACGCGCTCCCCTCCGAGGACCCGCTCCACGGTGCGGGCGAGCTCGTCACCTTCGACCGAGCGCACGAGCAGGCCCCCCACCTCGAGGTTGAGGAGCCACGTGAGCTCACCGGCGTGCGAGCGCGGAAGCAGTACGACCACGGCCGGTGGGTCCTCCGTGTCCCGCAGCTTGCCGACGAGGTCGGTGACGGGGGTCTGGCCGACGGAGCCGATCACGACGAGGTCGATCTCACGGAGCTGGACGGCCTCGACGAGATCACGTGCCGAGCCGGTGTCCATGACGACATCGACCCCGAGTGGCTCCAGGAGCGCCATGACGCCCAGCCGGAACATCGGGATGTCGTCGATCACAACGGCTGTCGAGGTGCTCGCCTCCCCGGTCCCGTCGGCCATCGAACGACCTTCCCCCTCTGCCAGGGCACCACGCTACCCGTGCGGCCACTAACTTCGGAGCCGATGCCGACGCCCTCTCGCGCCCGAGGACCCCTCCGTTGAGCGACGAACGGCCACCCCACACGCACGACGACACCGGCAACGCTGCCGACGACGCTGCCGACGACGCGGGCGGGCCGGAGTCCTCCCGGCGGCTCGTGGCCGAACGCGACCACCGCCTCGACAAGCTGGGCGCACTCCGGGACCGGGGCATCGACCCCTATCCGGTTCACTTCGAGCGCGACCGCACCCTCGGTGAGCTCGTCGACGAGTTCGGTGACCTGGGCGACGGCGAGGAGACCGACGTGTCGGTCTCGGTGGCGGGCCGCGTCATGCTGCGACGCGGTCACGGCAAGCTGAGCTTCGCCACGATCCGCGACCACTCCGGCGAGGTGCAGCTGTTCGTGGCGAAGAACGTCGTCGGCGACGACGCCTACGAGCGGTTCGGCGACGTCGACCTGGGTGACTGGCTGGGAGTGCGGGGAACCGTGATGGTCACCCGCAAGGGTGAGCTCTCGGTGCGGGTGGAGAGCTTCGAGCTGCTCGCCAAGGCGCTCCTGCCGCTTCCCGACAAGTGGGCGGGGCTGTCCGACGTCGACACCAGATTCCGCCAGCGCTACGTCGACCTCATCGTGAAC carries:
- a CDS encoding response regulator transcription factor, whose protein sequence is MADGTGEASTSTAVVIDDIPMFRLGVMALLEPLGVDVVMDTGSARDLVEAVQLREIDLVVIGSVGQTPVTDLVGKLRDTEDPPAVVVLLPRSHAGELTWLLNLEVGGLLVRSVEGDELARTVERVLGGERVVAPALLSTVVGELDTPGEEDEPDTGPLTAREREVLARLAKGSSNREIAAELMVTVATVKTHLAHIYEKLDAKNRNDALRQAVAQGLLG